The Streptomyces sp. NBC_01244 genome contains a region encoding:
- a CDS encoding tetratricopeptide repeat protein — MAEEDGPEEIAAAEDRAARWTLRRATAAALHFEAEYGSAADQGDAEGDPDPATAPVGRDRARAWLEEERAQWLGALRHAQSTGRHRQVVDAAEAMHWFSDATMDWELWAEVFRRAADSARALGSTREVAVQLNYLAWARNMCVFDYVGALAAADTALEAAREAGDELQVGWALGYGAGALQRLGRIGEAVTRLRLSVAQFAGLSCGESRLAELTALNALGQVLRLDGRPEEALAIHRRSETLCRAGIPGRPTAVSNSYLALVSQNVGNDLAALGRWSEAEAPLREVLTLRAANPMSFWSETARLELGVVLRHLGRHEEARETLKAAHEALVRLNHPRQLEAAAELSTLESAASTA; from the coding sequence TTGGCCGAGGAAGACGGGCCCGAAGAGATCGCAGCCGCCGAGGACCGGGCTGCCCGCTGGACGCTGCGCCGGGCCACCGCCGCCGCCCTGCACTTCGAGGCCGAGTACGGGTCGGCCGCCGACCAGGGTGACGCGGAAGGCGACCCCGACCCGGCCACCGCGCCGGTCGGCCGCGACCGGGCCCGGGCCTGGCTGGAGGAGGAACGGGCCCAGTGGCTCGGGGCCCTGCGCCACGCCCAGTCGACCGGCCGTCACCGGCAGGTCGTCGACGCGGCGGAGGCGATGCACTGGTTCTCCGACGCCACCATGGACTGGGAGCTGTGGGCCGAGGTGTTCCGGCGGGCCGCCGACTCCGCCCGGGCGCTGGGCAGCACCCGTGAGGTGGCCGTGCAGCTGAACTACCTCGCCTGGGCCCGCAACATGTGCGTCTTCGACTACGTCGGAGCGCTGGCTGCCGCGGACACCGCTCTGGAGGCGGCCCGGGAGGCGGGCGACGAGCTCCAGGTGGGCTGGGCTCTGGGGTACGGCGCGGGGGCGCTCCAACGGCTCGGCCGGATCGGGGAGGCCGTCACCCGTCTGAGGTTGTCGGTCGCCCAGTTCGCCGGGCTGTCCTGTGGCGAGAGCAGGCTGGCCGAACTCACCGCCCTCAACGCGCTGGGCCAGGTCCTGCGCCTGGACGGCCGGCCCGAGGAAGCACTGGCCATCCACCGCCGCAGCGAGACGCTCTGCCGGGCGGGCATCCCGGGGCGGCCGACCGCAGTGAGCAATTCCTACCTGGCCCTGGTCAGCCAGAACGTCGGCAACGACCTGGCCGCGCTCGGCCGGTGGAGCGAGGCGGAAGCCCCGCTGCGTGAGGTGCTGACCCTTCGTGCGGCGAACCCGATGTCCTTCTGGAGCGAGACCGCCCGGCTCGAGCTGGGCGTCGTCCTGCGTCACCTCGGCCGGCACGAGGAGGCCCGGGAAACCCTGAAGGCCGCCCACGAAGCTCTGGTCCGGCTGAACCACCCCCGGCAGCTCGAAGCCGCCGCCGAGCTCAGCACCCTGGAATCCGCCGCCAGCACCGCTTGA
- a CDS encoding helix-turn-helix transcriptional regulator gives MGTDTPATGGFGEHLLRLRMDADQSQEELAHAAGVSVRALSNMERGRSRGPQRRTVAALAAALGLDATGTEELERAARRGRPRARRAGGEPAAGSYADTGPAGEADGKPAVGPSEGAGPAGATAPDPAPDPSFRHTLALPRDLRDFTARGPALARLAALAEECDPDRPPVAVVCGQPGLGKTAFAVHAAHTLAPHFPDGQFHLDLHGMDLQPTPVASTP, from the coding sequence ATGGGGACGGACACACCGGCCACCGGCGGGTTCGGCGAGCACCTGCTCCGCCTGCGCATGGACGCCGATCAGAGCCAGGAGGAGCTGGCGCACGCCGCGGGGGTGAGCGTGCGGGCCCTGTCGAACATGGAGCGCGGCCGGTCCCGGGGGCCGCAGCGGCGCACCGTGGCGGCCCTGGCCGCGGCGCTGGGGCTGGACGCGACCGGCACCGAGGAACTGGAACGGGCCGCCCGCCGGGGACGGCCCCGCGCGCGTCGGGCCGGGGGTGAGCCGGCAGCCGGCTCGTACGCGGACACCGGCCCGGCGGGGGAGGCCGATGGGAAGCCGGCTGTCGGGCCTTCCGAAGGCGCGGGCCCGGCGGGCGCCACCGCCCCGGACCCCGCCCCGGACCCCTCCTTCCGCCACACCCTCGCGCTCCCGCGCGACCTGCGCGACTTCACCGCACGCGGGCCCGCCCTGGCGCGGCTGGCGGCCCTGGCCGAGGAGTGCGACCCCGACCGTCCGCCGGTGGCGGTGGTCTGCGGGCAGCCCGGCCTGGGCAAGACCGCCTTCGCCGTGCACGCCGCCCACACCCTGGCACCCCACTTTCCCGACGGGCAGTTCCACCTCGACCTACACGGCATGGACCTGCAACCCACCCCGGTCGCCTCGACACCCTGA
- a CDS encoding CchlQ → MVATLGGGLIAMAGTVLADRLRTRQEHRRGLQARRRDVYTEFIAAAGAAHTELRRLAQHGAEATGLEEASRLALTDARIYEVRERLFLDASARIAAAGQRMFECLRALRRTVAAGASISTPAFHDIYHPYLEAVWAYRQAVRNELEGHALAPADFGWSVWDGRERCAQCGGRPAVTASGSGAGTVRHDRA, encoded by the coding sequence TTGGTCGCCACACTGGGCGGCGGTCTGATTGCGATGGCGGGGACGGTGCTGGCCGACCGCTTGCGCACCCGCCAGGAACACCGCCGCGGTCTTCAGGCGCGCCGCCGGGACGTGTACACGGAGTTCATTGCGGCAGCGGGCGCGGCCCATACCGAACTGCGCCGCCTCGCCCAGCACGGAGCCGAGGCGACTGGCCTGGAGGAAGCAAGCCGGCTGGCGCTGACGGACGCCCGCATCTACGAGGTGCGCGAGCGCCTTTTCCTCGATGCCAGCGCCCGGATCGCGGCTGCGGGCCAGAGGATGTTCGAATGTCTGCGTGCCCTGCGGCGGACGGTCGCCGCGGGCGCCAGCATCTCGACCCCTGCCTTCCACGACATCTACCACCCCTACCTGGAAGCCGTCTGGGCCTACCGTCAGGCCGTCCGCAACGAGCTCGAGGGCCATGCCCTCGCCCCGGCCGACTTCGGCTGGTCCGTGTGGGATGGCCGCGAGCGCTGCGCGCAGTGCGGGGGACGCCCGGCGGTCACGGCGTCCGGGTCGGGGGCGGGAACCGTTCGGCATGATCGTGCGTGA
- a CDS encoding FG-GAP repeat domain-containing protein yields MSVPLARSKRGWLAAAVTTVLAVTLGATTLTAPAYAAPFAGGARAADATTTADPIAYPKSSELVGAGVTGFLTTSPTGVTAFRRYTGGIAQGYGGTVYLRSTPTTDFQVFKGGYMITQRNLATNRDFVVAVGSLPGDASWAGAAGDAVFTTVVTEAGTVLRKHVREAPTVTVTGLPADAASVMVTPATHAHAKVTFTQNSLAKWGLLDLATGVFTPGAHVPGVQAVSATHTAWSTAAPTDQGPRVFVADRTTGAVQEAPVPPAPSSGLLQVGLVGDWVVYGQKGGMGLAQPSVHHAITAYNLTTKAMVKVLDHAYELTSAPDGSLYARGGLVGRGEGMYRIASGGDTLKAELVAATGEPTEVAATASAVPPAVLDLDQVNGFTFEWTLSREVSNPKMTVRHVRTGKTHTLTVRPGTTTTTTPVFAWVDNNWDEDVPNGEFTWEMTGEPANGIGPAITAHGTFKVVRKVQPHDFNDNGSPDLLSRDSAGRLWRTDLFYRPIDMQRGIHEAGARTLVGSGWGIYDRIEAAGNLGGTPVGDLLARDKSGVLWLYQGKGTGDFATRVQVGGGWQIYDKITSGSDLTNDGRADALAVDKSGGLWLYTGTGSATKPFLPRKKIGTSWGIYNDVTAVGNTAGGTAGDLVARDKDGVLWLYLGKGDGTLAPRTKIGGGWNAFRPLIAAGDADGDGRPDLMGLGVTSQTPKLYKSTGSWKAPFRTGETMFLKQVDENTSDLVF; encoded by the coding sequence ATGTCCGTGCCTCTGGCCCGTTCGAAGCGAGGGTGGCTCGCCGCCGCCGTCACCACTGTTCTTGCCGTCACGCTCGGTGCGACCACGCTGACCGCCCCCGCGTACGCCGCTCCGTTCGCGGGCGGGGCACGCGCGGCGGACGCGACGACGACCGCGGACCCGATCGCGTACCCCAAGAGCAGCGAGCTCGTCGGGGCCGGTGTGACCGGCTTTCTGACGACTTCCCCGACCGGCGTCACGGCCTTCCGGCGCTATACGGGCGGCATCGCTCAGGGGTACGGCGGCACCGTGTACCTGCGGTCGACGCCGACGACCGACTTCCAGGTCTTCAAGGGCGGGTACATGATCACGCAGCGGAACCTGGCGACGAACCGTGACTTTGTCGTCGCCGTCGGTTCCCTGCCGGGTGACGCGAGTTGGGCTGGGGCGGCGGGTGACGCCGTCTTCACGACCGTGGTGACCGAGGCGGGCACTGTGCTGCGCAAGCACGTCCGCGAGGCCCCCACCGTGACGGTCACCGGGCTTCCCGCCGACGCGGCCTCCGTCATGGTCACGCCCGCTACGCACGCTCACGCCAAGGTCACCTTCACGCAGAACTCGCTGGCCAAGTGGGGTCTGCTCGACCTGGCCACCGGCGTCTTCACCCCCGGTGCCCACGTGCCCGGCGTGCAGGCGGTCTCCGCGACCCACACCGCCTGGTCCACCGCCGCACCGACGGATCAGGGCCCCCGGGTCTTCGTTGCGGACCGCACCACCGGAGCCGTGCAGGAGGCCCCGGTGCCCCCGGCGCCGTCGTCCGGTCTTCTCCAGGTCGGCTTGGTCGGCGACTGGGTCGTGTACGGGCAGAAGGGCGGCATGGGCCTTGCCCAGCCCAGCGTCCACCACGCCATTACGGCCTACAACCTCACGACCAAGGCGATGGTCAAGGTGCTCGACCACGCCTACGAGCTCACGTCGGCCCCCGACGGCAGCCTGTACGCGCGCGGCGGCCTTGTCGGCCGGGGCGAGGGCATGTACCGGATCGCGTCCGGCGGCGACACCCTGAAGGCCGAGCTGGTTGCGGCGACCGGCGAGCCCACCGAGGTCGCCGCCACGGCCTCCGCCGTGCCCCCGGCGGTCCTTGACCTCGACCAGGTCAACGGGTTCACCTTCGAGTGGACGCTGTCCCGTGAGGTGAGCAACCCGAAGATGACCGTCCGCCATGTGCGAACCGGGAAGACCCACACGCTGACCGTGCGACCCGGCACCACCACGACCACTACGCCCGTGTTTGCCTGGGTCGACAACAACTGGGACGAGGACGTCCCCAACGGCGAGTTCACGTGGGAGATGACCGGCGAGCCGGCCAACGGCATCGGCCCGGCCATCACGGCCCACGGCACGTTCAAGGTCGTCCGCAAGGTCCAGCCGCACGATTTCAACGACAACGGCAGCCCCGACCTGCTCAGCCGCGACTCCGCCGGCCGCCTGTGGCGCACCGATCTCTTCTACCGCCCGATCGACATGCAGCGCGGCATCCACGAGGCCGGGGCCAGGACCCTCGTGGGTTCGGGCTGGGGCATCTACGACCGGATCGAGGCCGCCGGCAACCTGGGCGGCACGCCGGTCGGCGACCTCCTGGCCCGCGACAAGTCCGGCGTGCTCTGGCTGTACCAGGGCAAGGGCACCGGCGACTTCGCCACCCGGGTCCAGGTCGGCGGCGGCTGGCAGATCTACGACAAGATCACGTCTGGCAGCGACCTGACCAACGACGGCCGCGCGGACGCGCTCGCCGTCGACAAGTCCGGCGGGCTCTGGCTCTACACCGGCACCGGCAGCGCCACGAAGCCGTTCCTTCCCCGCAAGAAGATCGGTACCAGCTGGGGGATCTACAACGACGTCACGGCCGTCGGCAACACGGCGGGCGGCACCGCGGGTGATCTCGTTGCCCGCGACAAGGATGGTGTCCTCTGGCTCTACCTGGGCAAGGGTGACGGCACGTTGGCGCCCCGCACGAAGATCGGCGGCGGCTGGAACGCGTTCCGTCCGCTGATCGCCGCTGGTGACGCGGACGGCGACGGGCGCCCGGACCTCATGGGTCTCGGCGTGACGTCCCAGACGCCGAAGTTGTACAAGAGCACCGGCTCCTGGAAGGCCCCGTTCCGGACCGGCGAGACCATGTTCCTGAAGCAGGTCGACGAGAACACATCCGACCTCGTGTTCTGA
- a CDS encoding phosphatidylinositol-specific phospholipase C domain-containing protein, giving the protein MRTSGTAPRPGADRRARLLRLLALPVLALLVLASVLTAPTGAVAASSKYGNARYHQWSFVTSHNAYANTDMHWPVPPNQSQSIKEQLEGGVRGLMLDTYDPKGTGPVELCHGGTALCYEQFNSALLTVVNFLQKNPQEVVTIFLENYASRETLSKTITDLLDAKGAGKMLFDQNDWGIFSSNWPRLKDMVSANQRLVIFQDSWGDVAAGSGTLMNTWSHTVENRYSYGKGQPFGCESRNDNPLSTNPMPGTTGLTPLFTMNQFSSDNLDPKAYAKIDNGAQLKSRIEKSCRPAAGGRNPNFVAVDHYQLSDNSGLTPVSVVDGLNRDNYVFEPDPAVWTVNDAKQYVSTYGTNRCMVRGEEFPDGSGGLVTQRACANPAPSSHQWTATKPNYDGKGHYWIKAGNGSCLTVPYNNGTPPGDGTQLFWWPCETKWFSGSQLWNVMPTNTDSNGQSHGYYFINQWTGKCLTLDPGTSTAKAGKVTQAACPKR; this is encoded by the coding sequence ATGAGAACCAGTGGTACCGCGCCCCGTCCGGGCGCCGACCGCCGTGCTCGCCTGCTGCGCCTGCTCGCCCTGCCGGTGCTCGCGCTCCTCGTCCTGGCCTCGGTGCTGACGGCCCCCACGGGGGCGGTGGCGGCGAGCAGCAAGTACGGGAACGCGCGCTACCACCAGTGGTCGTTCGTGACCTCGCACAACGCCTACGCCAACACCGACATGCACTGGCCGGTTCCGCCGAACCAGTCGCAGAGCATCAAGGAGCAGCTCGAGGGCGGGGTGCGCGGACTGATGCTCGACACGTACGACCCCAAGGGCACCGGTCCCGTCGAGCTGTGCCACGGCGGAACGGCCCTGTGCTACGAGCAGTTCAACTCCGCGCTGCTGACCGTCGTGAACTTCCTGCAGAAGAACCCGCAGGAGGTGGTGACGATCTTCCTGGAGAACTACGCGAGCCGCGAGACGCTGAGCAAGACCATCACGGACCTGCTGGACGCCAAGGGCGCCGGCAAGATGCTCTTCGACCAGAACGACTGGGGCATCTTCAGCAGCAACTGGCCGCGGCTGAAGGACATGGTCTCCGCCAACCAGCGCCTGGTGATCTTCCAGGACAGCTGGGGCGACGTGGCCGCCGGCTCCGGCACCCTGATGAACACCTGGTCGCACACCGTGGAGAACCGGTACAGCTACGGCAAGGGGCAGCCGTTCGGCTGCGAGTCGCGGAACGACAATCCGCTCAGCACGAACCCGATGCCGGGGACGACAGGCCTCACCCCGCTGTTCACCATGAACCAGTTCAGCTCGGACAACCTCGACCCGAAGGCCTACGCCAAGATCGACAACGGCGCCCAGCTCAAGAGCCGGATCGAGAAGTCGTGCCGGCCCGCCGCGGGCGGCCGCAACCCGAACTTCGTCGCGGTGGACCACTACCAGCTCTCCGACAACTCGGGCCTCACCCCCGTGTCGGTGGTCGACGGGCTCAACCGCGACAACTACGTCTTCGAGCCCGACCCGGCGGTGTGGACCGTCAACGACGCCAAGCAGTACGTCAGCACCTACGGCACCAACCGCTGCATGGTGCGCGGCGAAGAGTTCCCCGACGGCTCCGGCGGCCTGGTCACGCAGCGGGCCTGCGCGAACCCGGCGCCGAGCAGCCACCAGTGGACGGCCACCAAGCCGAACTACGACGGCAAGGGCCACTACTGGATCAAGGCGGGCAACGGCTCCTGCCTGACCGTTCCGTACAACAACGGGACCCCGCCCGGCGACGGCACGCAGCTCTTCTGGTGGCCCTGCGAGACCAAGTGGTTCTCCGGCAGCCAGCTGTGGAACGTCATGCCGACCAACACCGACAGCAACGGCCAGTCACACGGCTACTACTTCATCAACCAGTGGACCGGCAAGTGCCTGACCCTGGACCCCGGCACGTCGACGGCCAAGGCAGGCAAGGTCACCCAGGCCGCCTGCCCCAAGCGCTGA
- a CDS encoding GNAT family N-acetyltransferase — translation MTIHHSSGPTLTIDERDIELDDRLTEELIAFNTAATGVSDRGTFSAKVTDEAGELVAGLTAWTWGTLCGIELLWVRDDSRKDGWGSTILRAAETEAQRRGCDRVAVSTFTFQAPGFYQRHGYVETGRIPGIPGGHADVHLLKSLTGSAPSRQF, via the coding sequence GTGACGATTCACCACAGCTCCGGCCCGACACTGACCATTGACGAGCGCGACATCGAGCTCGACGACCGACTGACCGAGGAACTCATCGCCTTCAACACGGCCGCCACCGGCGTGTCTGACCGCGGTACGTTCTCGGCCAAGGTCACCGATGAAGCGGGTGAACTGGTCGCCGGGCTAACCGCATGGACCTGGGGCACTCTGTGCGGCATCGAGCTGCTGTGGGTTCGCGACGACAGCCGCAAGGACGGCTGGGGCAGCACGATCCTGCGGGCAGCAGAGACGGAGGCACAGCGACGCGGTTGCGATCGCGTCGCCGTCTCCACTTTCACGTTCCAGGCCCCCGGTTTCTACCAGCGCCACGGCTATGTCGAGACCGGTCGGATCCCGGGCATCCCTGGAGGCCACGCGGACGTGCACCTGCTCAAGTCGCTGACCGGCTCGGCACCCTCGCGCCAGTTCTAG
- a CDS encoding RidA family protein, whose protein sequence is MTEKITRINPEQLHETPGYHHITVVEAGRTAYLAGQCPLDPNGDLVGSGSLETQVDQVVANAITALAAVSAQPEHVVRSVIYVRSNERDILGAAWRGLTESALGPAFTTASTLLGVTQLGFAGQLVEVDLTVALPD, encoded by the coding sequence ATGACCGAGAAGATCACCCGCATCAACCCCGAGCAGCTGCATGAGACGCCCGGCTACCACCACATCACCGTGGTGGAGGCAGGCCGTACCGCCTATCTGGCGGGTCAGTGCCCGCTTGATCCGAATGGTGACCTCGTCGGTTCCGGTTCCCTCGAGACGCAGGTCGACCAGGTCGTCGCGAACGCGATCACTGCCCTGGCAGCGGTGAGTGCCCAGCCTGAACATGTGGTGAGGTCAGTGATCTACGTGCGAAGCAATGAGAGGGACATTCTCGGAGCCGCATGGCGTGGGCTCACCGAGTCTGCCCTGGGTCCGGCATTCACCACCGCCAGCACGCTCTTGGGCGTCACCCAGCTGGGCTTTGCGGGACAGCTCGTCGAGGTGGACCTCACCGTAGCGCTGCCTGACTGA